In Salinibacterium sp. NK8237, the following proteins share a genomic window:
- a CDS encoding bile acid:sodium symporter family protein, whose product MTIDDAQLNFSPGSLIALSIVLGLIMFGIALDTRLEDFQAVVKAPRAFAISLVAQLVLLPAVTFGLTLLLQVGPSIALGLILVACCPPGNISQVLTYRARGNVALSVSMTAVTNVIYIVMLPVNLSLWGGWHPTASTILESVSLNAGQMLLEIVLIIGLPFAVGFAIKNRWPAFAKKVQPTVKWISLLALLGFIVAALAGNFQFFIAYVGVVLLAVFLHDAVALGLGYASARLGGLALYEAKAVTFEVGIRNAGLGLGLVFTFFGGLGGMAVVAGWWGIWDIIAGLALATWWGRRKARGANGGSGPISGGTVNNTEAHA is encoded by the coding sequence ATGACGATCGATGATGCGCAGCTCAACTTCAGCCCCGGCTCGCTCATCGCGCTCAGCATCGTGCTCGGCCTCATTATGTTTGGAATCGCCCTCGATACGCGCCTCGAAGACTTTCAGGCAGTTGTGAAAGCACCCCGCGCGTTCGCCATCTCTCTCGTTGCCCAACTCGTGCTGCTCCCCGCTGTGACCTTCGGACTCACCCTGCTGTTGCAAGTAGGCCCGTCGATCGCCCTCGGGCTGATTCTGGTCGCGTGTTGTCCGCCGGGAAACATTTCGCAAGTGCTCACCTATCGTGCGCGCGGCAATGTCGCGCTCTCCGTCTCGATGACAGCGGTCACGAACGTGATCTACATCGTCATGCTGCCCGTGAACCTGTCTCTGTGGGGCGGGTGGCACCCCACCGCATCCACCATTCTTGAGAGCGTCAGCCTCAACGCTGGGCAGATGCTGCTCGAAATCGTGCTCATCATCGGGTTGCCATTCGCGGTGGGGTTCGCCATCAAAAACCGCTGGCCCGCCTTTGCTAAAAAAGTACAGCCCACCGTGAAATGGATCAGCCTGCTCGCGCTGCTGGGCTTCATCGTCGCGGCGCTCGCCGGCAATTTTCAGTTCTTTATCGCCTATGTCGGCGTTGTGCTGCTCGCCGTCTTTCTGCATGATGCGGTGGCGCTCGGCCTCGGCTATGCCAGTGCCCGACTGGGCGGGCTCGCCCTCTACGAAGCCAAAGCGGTCACGTTTGAGGTCGGAATACGCAACGCCGGGCTGGGGTTGGGACTGGTGTTCACCTTCTTTGGGGGACTAGGCGGAATGGCCGTTGTTGCGGGATGGTGGGGTATCTGGGACATCATCGCTGGGCTCGCGCTGGCAACATGGTGGGGCCGACGAAAGGCTCGAGGCGCCAATGGCGGTTCGGGGCCGATTTCGGGCGGAACGGTAAACAATACGGAGGCACACGCATGA